The following coding sequences are from one Methylosinus sp. H3A window:
- the tnpB gene encoding IS66 family insertion sequence element accessory protein TnpB (TnpB, as the term is used for proteins encoded by IS66 family insertion elements, is considered an accessory protein, since TnpC, encoded by a neighboring gene, is a DDE family transposase.), whose protein sequence is MIPVSADARVWLVTGHTDMRKGYASLALIVQETLRRNPNGGHLFVFRGRRGDLAKILWHDGQGQCLFVKRLERGRFLWPSTSSGAVTISSAQLGYLLSGIDWRAPQYTWRPEAAG, encoded by the coding sequence ATGATCCCGGTCTCGGCGGACGCGCGGGTCTGGCTCGTCACCGGCCATACCGACATGCGCAAGGGCTATGCGAGCCTGGCGCTGATCGTTCAGGAGACGCTGCGCCGCAATCCCAATGGCGGACATTTATTCGTCTTTCGTGGGCGCCGCGGCGATCTGGCAAAAATTCTCTGGCATGATGGCCAGGGCCAATGCCTATTCGTGAAGCGCTTGGAACGCGGGCGCTTTCTATGGCCATCGACTTCGTCCGGCGCAGTGACGATCAGCTCTGCGCAGCTCGGCTATCTTCTTTCCGGCATCGACTGGCGCGCTCCACAATACACATGGCGGCCGGAGGCGGCGGGCTGA
- the tnpA gene encoding IS66-like element accessory protein TnpA: protein MIEADEDGAAGFKGRRRNWKKDEKRRIVAESLAEGASVAEVARRYGVNANLLFTWRRRFAAGDSGEPPAILPVTITSTPAMALSSAPETIGWMEITLSTGERIKVGADVDASALARVVKALRR from the coding sequence ATGATCGAGGCGGATGAAGACGGTGCGGCGGGTTTCAAGGGCCGGCGCCGCAATTGGAAGAAGGACGAGAAGCGCCGCATTGTCGCGGAGAGCTTGGCGGAAGGCGCGTCGGTGGCGGAAGTCGCGCGGCGCTATGGCGTGAACGCGAATCTTCTGTTCACTTGGCGTCGGAGGTTCGCCGCCGGCGATAGCGGCGAGCCGCCAGCGATCTTGCCGGTGACGATCACGTCGACTCCCGCCATGGCGCTCTCGTCGGCGCCGGAGACCATCGGCTGGATGGAGATCACGCTTTCCACGGGCGAGAGGATCAAGGTCGGCGCGGATGTCGACGCCTCGGCCTTGGCGCGCGTGGTCAAGGCGTTGCGTCGATGA
- a CDS encoding putative toxin-antitoxin system toxin component, PIN family: MRLVLDTNSLIAALRSPGGASAELLKLVRRGQAQLLASAALAIEYEAVCLRDEHRKAAGLSTKEVGQFLDAIIDLIEPIEIWFLWRPQLRDPGDEFVLEAAVNGRASTIVTFNSRDFGLVRERFGIEVLTPRDTLIRIVQ; encoded by the coding sequence ATGAGATTGGTTCTGGATACGAACTCCCTGATCGCAGCGCTCCGAAGCCCAGGCGGAGCCTCCGCCGAGCTTCTCAAGCTTGTGCGTCGAGGGCAGGCCCAGCTTTTGGCCAGCGCCGCCCTCGCAATCGAATATGAGGCCGTGTGTCTGCGCGACGAACACCGAAAAGCGGCCGGCCTGTCGACGAAAGAGGTCGGTCAGTTTCTCGACGCGATCATCGATCTGATCGAACCGATCGAAATCTGGTTCCTTTGGCGGCCGCAATTGCGCGATCCGGGCGACGAGTTCGTGCTCGAGGCGGCTGTGAATGGGCGGGCCTCGACGATCGTCACGTTCAATTCGCGTGACTTCGGACTTGTGCGAGAGCGCTTTGGGATCGAGGTTCTCACGCCGAGAGATACGCTGATAAGGATAGTGCAATGA
- a CDS encoding toxin-antitoxin system HicB family antitoxin, which translates to MKAEAEKIAAEDGTSLNQFVASAVAEKVSALRTARYFAEKKGRTDWSAFDQIMRREGGEPPVADDEIPEAYRTARK; encoded by the coding sequence ATGAAGGCGGAAGCCGAAAAGATTGCCGCCGAGGATGGCACGAGCCTCAACCAGTTCGTCGCTTCGGCGGTGGCTGAAAAGGTCTCGGCGTTGCGCACGGCTCGCTATTTCGCGGAAAAGAAAGGCCGGACCGATTGGAGCGCCTTCGACCAGATCATGCGCCGCGAGGGTGGCGAGCCGCCGGTCGCGGACGACGAAATTCCTGAAGCCTATCGAACGGCTCGCAAATAG
- a CDS encoding recombinase family protein encodes MPLIGYARVSTEDQVTDAQTDVLKAAGCVEIFREHMSGAKASRPELAKALARVRRGDVLVVARLDRLARSLSHLLSVIAELDAKGAHFKSLADPIDTTTPQGRFALQVLGAVAELERALIQERTKDGLRAAKKRGRIGGNPKLRAGDRDAIQRIVDIKAANYFERVNRTAEHWLPIVRQMRPDHRWQDVVRVLNAKRDSVSGVPLPQWTVERLKRAVKCFVAEGLIEPRLLLQAASRKVSSERLVTLVAGIKRANPDLTLAQIGAQLEAMYERTPRGGTRWAPSSVKSLLDRAEKLRLLSVETL; translated from the coding sequence ATGCCCCTGATCGGCTACGCCCGCGTCTCGACCGAGGATCAGGTCACGGACGCCCAGACCGATGTGCTGAAGGCGGCCGGCTGCGTCGAGATTTTTCGCGAGCACATGTCGGGGGCGAAAGCCTCCCGGCCGGAACTGGCCAAGGCGCTGGCGCGGGTGCGCCGCGGCGACGTGCTGGTCGTCGCGCGGCTCGACCGTTTGGCCCGTTCGCTGTCGCATCTCCTTTCGGTGATCGCCGAGCTCGACGCCAAAGGCGCGCATTTCAAATCGCTCGCCGATCCGATCGACACGACGACGCCGCAAGGCCGTTTCGCCTTGCAGGTTCTGGGCGCCGTGGCGGAATTGGAGCGCGCCCTGATCCAGGAGCGCACCAAAGACGGCTTGCGCGCCGCCAAAAAGCGCGGCCGCATCGGCGGCAATCCAAAACTGCGCGCCGGCGACCGCGACGCCATCCAGCGTATCGTCGACATCAAGGCGGCAAACTATTTCGAGCGCGTCAATCGAACGGCCGAACATTGGCTGCCGATCGTCCGGCAAATGCGCCCGGATCACCGCTGGCAGGATGTCGTGCGCGTGCTCAACGCCAAGCGCGATAGCGTCAGCGGCGTTCCCCTGCCCCAATGGACCGTCGAGCGTCTGAAGCGCGCAGTCAAATGCTTCGTCGCCGAGGGTTTGATCGAGCCGAGACTCCTCCTTCAAGCCGCCAGCCGAAAAGTCAGCAGCGAACGCCTTGTCACGCTGGTCGCCGGGATCAAACGGGCCAATCCCGATCTGACGCTCGCGCAAATCGGCGCGCAGCTCGAGGCCATGTATGAGCGCACGCCGCGCGGCGGAACCCGCTGGGCGCCCTCCTCCGTCAAAAGTCTGCTCGACCGCGCGGAAAAGCTCCGGTTGCTCAGCGTCGAAACACTGTGA
- the repC gene encoding plasmid replication protein RepC yields MQTRPTTPFGRRSLSLAMVASQTATENFAAKPGASETVVHKWRLFRALTEAKEPLGVTERALSVLHALLSFHQETALSLPGNDARCEPGAGAGAGIVVFPSNKELSIRAHGMAPATLRRHLACLVDAGLIIRRDSPNGKRFARKGQGGAIEDAFGFDLAPLVARSSEIENLAEEVRAENRAITLLREKITITRRDIVKMIETGLEEGVSGDWEGAHQRYATLSGSYGRGLSRVDLEALADELAALAAEIHKLLETHIKARNMSGNESQTERHIQNQTTNSSDLESSLQKGRADPSEPNLEQARWPIEREPEASSDRSRVTHPKPALRAYPLGMVLEACPDIVDYGPSGEVSSWRDLAAAAATVRSALGVSPDAWSQALDVLGEHDASIVIAAILQRGEEIKSAGGYLRVLTEKARAGEFSLGPVLMALLRGKAGKAARERKRTG; encoded by the coding sequence ATGCAGACACGTCCAACGACGCCCTTCGGGCGGCGGTCGCTATCGCTCGCCATGGTGGCGAGCCAGACCGCGACCGAAAATTTCGCCGCCAAGCCGGGAGCATCCGAAACCGTCGTGCATAAATGGCGGCTATTTCGCGCGCTCACCGAAGCCAAGGAGCCGCTCGGCGTCACCGAGCGTGCGCTATCCGTATTGCACGCGTTGCTGAGCTTCCACCAGGAGACAGCGCTCTCATTGCCAGGGAATGACGCGCGGTGCGAGCCGGGGGCCGGAGCCGGCGCCGGCATCGTCGTGTTTCCCTCGAACAAGGAACTCTCGATCCGCGCTCATGGCATGGCGCCGGCGACGTTGCGGCGGCATCTCGCCTGCCTGGTCGACGCCGGACTGATCATCCGCCGCGATTCTCCGAACGGCAAACGCTTCGCCAGAAAAGGGCAGGGCGGAGCCATAGAGGATGCTTTCGGCTTCGACCTCGCGCCGCTCGTGGCGCGTTCGAGCGAAATCGAGAACCTCGCCGAGGAGGTGCGGGCCGAGAACCGCGCGATCACGCTGCTGCGAGAAAAGATCACCATCACCCGGCGAGACATCGTCAAAATGATCGAGACCGGATTGGAGGAGGGCGTTTCGGGCGACTGGGAGGGCGCGCATCAGCGCTATGCGACGCTTTCGGGGAGCTATGGACGTGGGCTTTCCCGCGTCGATTTGGAGGCTTTGGCCGACGAACTTGCCGCGCTTGCGGCTGAAATCCACAAGCTGCTGGAAACGCACATAAAAGCTCGAAATATGAGCGGCAATGAGTCTCAAACTGAGCGCCACATACAGAATCAAACCACAAACTCTTCTGATCTTGAATCTAGCCTTCAAAAAGGCAGGGCCGATCCGTCCGAGCCAAATCTCGAACAGGCCAGGTGGCCGATCGAGCGAGAGCCGGAAGCATCTTCGGATCGCTCTCGGGTTACCCATCCCAAGCCCGCGCTTCGAGCCTATCCGCTGGGTATGGTGTTGGAGGCGTGTCCGGACATCGTCGATTACGGCCCGAGCGGCGAGGTTTCGTCGTGGCGAGACTTGGCTGCGGCGGCGGCGACAGTGCGCTCGGCGCTCGGCGTTTCGCCGGACGCCTGGTCGCAAGCCTTGGACGTCTTGGGCGAGCATGACGCCTCGATTGTCATCGCCGCGATCCTGCAACGCGGCGAGGAAATCAAAAGCGCCGGCGGTTATCTTCGCGTTCTGACCGAAAAGGCGAGGGCAGGGGAGTTCTCGCTCGGGCCCGTGCTGATGGCCCTGTTGCGCGGCAAGGCTGGGAAGGCGGCGCGAGAGCGCAAGAGGACGGGGTGA
- the repB gene encoding plasmid partitioning protein RepB, which translates to MARKNPFANLMDQGGVEEKTPALDYALKGASRSILSSIDELAARADKLMEGETVVELDPDVVDVSFVRDRLAEDDREFDELLAAIRDRGQDSPILVRPNPSKAGRYMIVFGHRRARAAKILERKVRAVVKDLGDREHVVAQGQENSARANLSFIEKSLFAAKLSQLRYDEDSSTILAALAIDRSTLSKMLSVASLPQRVLDAIGPAKGVGRDRWYELKALLERPGAIDGALTAIEDASFSGLSSDERFNAIVARLKSKKSMNRGRNGHQLQWASEDGLLAAEMKAEGKRYTVSLKAKGPDAKAFGEYLSERLADLYQAFRQEKTIGNNGD; encoded by the coding sequence GTGGCTCGAAAAAACCCATTCGCCAACCTCATGGATCAAGGTGGCGTGGAAGAAAAGACCCCTGCCCTCGATTATGCGCTGAAAGGCGCATCTCGTTCGATTTTGAGCTCGATCGACGAGTTGGCCGCCCGAGCGGACAAGCTCATGGAAGGCGAGACGGTCGTCGAGCTCGACCCCGACGTCGTCGATGTTTCGTTTGTTCGTGATCGTCTCGCCGAGGATGATCGAGAGTTCGATGAGCTTCTGGCGGCTATTCGTGATCGCGGGCAGGATTCTCCGATCCTAGTTCGACCAAATCCTTCTAAGGCTGGTCGCTACATGATCGTATTCGGCCATAGACGCGCGCGGGCAGCAAAGATACTCGAGCGAAAAGTTCGCGCCGTAGTCAAAGACCTCGGGGATCGGGAACACGTCGTCGCGCAAGGGCAGGAAAATTCAGCCAGAGCAAACCTGTCCTTCATCGAGAAATCGCTCTTCGCCGCAAAGCTCTCGCAGCTGCGTTATGACGAAGACAGCTCGACGATCCTCGCGGCTCTTGCAATCGATCGAAGCACGCTCTCGAAAATGCTTTCGGTTGCGAGCTTGCCCCAGCGAGTCCTGGACGCGATTGGGCCGGCAAAGGGGGTCGGACGGGATCGTTGGTATGAACTCAAGGCGCTTCTCGAAAGGCCCGGTGCGATCGATGGCGCGTTGACAGCAATCGAGGACGCTAGCTTTTCTGGCCTTTCCAGCGATGAGCGATTCAACGCCATTGTGGCTCGGCTCAAATCTAAAAAGTCGATGAACCGCGGTAGAAACGGACATCAGTTGCAGTGGGCGTCCGAAGATGGATTGTTGGCCGCTGAAATGAAGGCCGAAGGTAAGCGGTATACGGTGTCGCTAAAAGCGAAAGGCCCTGACGCAAAAGCGTTCGGAGAATATCTGTCGGAACGACTAGCCGACCTGTATCAGGCGTTTAGGCAGGAAAAGACAATCGGCAATAATGGAGATTGA
- the repA gene encoding plasmid partitioning protein RepA, giving the protein MLPTFEFDDKILAQGAEISRKLNQLRLEKFPPNAKKTLRQFSMAEVAHYLGVSPNNLKRLHLEKKGPEPTIAAGGRRFYLAEQMIELRQYLDKNGRSDAKKYVPHRKVGEKLQVIAVVNFKGGSGKTTTAAHLGQHLALTGHRTLVIDLDPQASLSALHGFQPEIDRNPSLYDAIRYDEDKRPIHDVILATNFPSLDIIPANLELQEYEYATPLAMQGSKEGKRFFVRLGNALEEVDDRYDAVIIDCPPQLGYLTLTALAAATSVLITVHPQMLDLMSMSQFLLMLGNITRTIKQVGARVQMDWLRYLITRYEPTDVPQAQMLGFMQSMLAEEILKSPMLKSTAISDAGLTKQTLYEVERANFNRDTYDRAIECMDAVNFEIQGLIHQAWGRL; this is encoded by the coding sequence ATGCTTCCGACATTCGAGTTCGACGATAAGATACTCGCGCAGGGCGCCGAGATATCGCGGAAGCTCAATCAGCTCCGGCTGGAGAAGTTTCCTCCCAACGCCAAGAAGACCCTTCGTCAATTCTCGATGGCCGAGGTGGCCCATTACCTCGGGGTAAGTCCAAATAATCTGAAGCGGCTTCACCTCGAGAAGAAGGGGCCGGAGCCTACGATCGCTGCTGGCGGCCGTAGGTTCTATCTTGCGGAGCAAATGATCGAGCTGAGGCAATATTTGGACAAGAATGGTCGCTCGGACGCCAAGAAATACGTGCCACACCGAAAGGTCGGAGAGAAGCTTCAGGTTATCGCGGTGGTCAATTTCAAAGGCGGATCCGGCAAGACAACGACGGCCGCCCATCTCGGGCAACATCTCGCTTTGACCGGACATCGGACGCTGGTCATCGACCTGGATCCACAGGCGTCTCTTTCCGCACTGCATGGATTCCAGCCAGAAATCGACCGCAATCCGTCACTTTACGACGCCATTCGCTATGACGAGGACAAGAGGCCTATCCATGATGTGATTTTGGCGACGAACTTTCCTTCTCTCGACATTATTCCTGCCAATCTGGAGCTGCAGGAATATGAATATGCCACGCCGCTCGCGATGCAGGGCTCGAAGGAAGGCAAGCGGTTTTTCGTCCGGCTCGGGAACGCTCTGGAGGAGGTGGATGACCGGTATGACGCGGTCATTATCGACTGCCCTCCCCAGCTCGGATATCTGACCTTGACTGCGCTCGCCGCCGCAACGTCCGTATTGATCACCGTGCATCCGCAAATGCTGGACCTGATGTCGATGAGTCAATTCCTGCTCATGCTCGGCAATATCACCCGGACCATCAAGCAGGTCGGGGCTCGCGTGCAGATGGACTGGTTACGATACCTCATCACGCGTTACGAGCCGACGGATGTGCCTCAAGCTCAAATGCTCGGGTTCATGCAATCCATGTTGGCCGAGGAGATTCTGAAAAGCCCGATGCTCAAGTCGACAGCGATCTCTGACGCCGGGCTTACGAAGCAGACATTGTATGAGGTGGAGAGAGCGAATTTTAACCGAGACACCTACGATCGAGCGATCGAGTGCATGGACGCCGTCAATTTTGAAATCCAAGGCCTCATTCACCAAGCGTGGGGGAGGCTCTGA
- a CDS encoding Fic family protein: MSPQKSHNSRLGRYVEATVGGEIVRAFVPPPLPPSPDIDLLPLLGRLSAAERALGRLDGAAVLLPRQELFLYMYVRKEAVLSSQIEGTQSTLADLLRFETEAQSGQPIDEIREVSNYVDAMMYGLERLEEFPLSLRLIRELHGRLLQSGRGETKDPGEFRRSQNWVGGTRPGNALFVPPPPSELGDCLDAFERFIHETRSHLPPLIKAGLLHVQFETIHPFLDGNGRVGRLLVTLFLCANGVLRTPLLYLSLYLKTHRADYYRLLQEVRENGAWESWLEFFLEGVAETANQAFEAAVRIAGLFASDRGRIAAESDRTGSSLRIHDLLQLHPFVTANDLVARTGLSAPTVNAALADLGRLGIVAEITGRRRGRVFSYRAYLDILSEGTAPLRG; this comes from the coding sequence ATGAGTCCTCAGAAGTCCCATAACTCCCGGCTCGGTCGCTACGTGGAAGCGACTGTCGGTGGCGAAATCGTGCGCGCCTTCGTTCCCCCTCCCCTGCCGCCGAGCCCGGACATCGACCTCCTGCCCCTTCTCGGTCGCCTCAGCGCCGCGGAGCGTGCGCTCGGCCGCCTCGATGGAGCAGCCGTCCTGCTGCCGCGACAGGAACTTTTTCTCTATATGTATGTCCGAAAGGAAGCCGTGCTCTCATCGCAAATCGAGGGCACGCAGTCGACTCTCGCCGATCTCCTTCGGTTCGAGACCGAGGCGCAGTCTGGTCAGCCGATCGACGAAATCCGGGAAGTCTCGAATTATGTCGATGCGATGATGTACGGGCTCGAACGGCTCGAAGAGTTCCCGCTCTCGCTTCGACTCATTCGTGAGCTCCACGGTCGCCTCCTACAGAGCGGTCGTGGTGAGACGAAAGACCCCGGTGAATTTCGTCGCTCGCAAAATTGGGTCGGCGGCACGCGGCCAGGCAACGCACTGTTCGTGCCGCCGCCCCCGAGCGAGCTCGGCGACTGTCTCGACGCCTTCGAGCGCTTCATTCACGAAACTCGATCGCATTTGCCGCCGCTGATCAAAGCCGGTCTGCTGCACGTTCAGTTCGAGACCATTCATCCGTTTCTCGACGGCAATGGTCGCGTGGGGCGCCTTCTGGTGACGCTGTTCCTTTGCGCCAATGGCGTGCTGCGCACTCCCCTCCTCTATCTCAGCCTTTATCTGAAGACGCATCGCGCGGACTATTATCGTCTTTTGCAGGAGGTCCGCGAGAATGGCGCTTGGGAGAGCTGGCTCGAATTTTTTCTGGAGGGCGTTGCCGAAACGGCGAATCAGGCCTTCGAAGCGGCTGTGCGGATCGCCGGTCTTTTCGCAAGCGACCGGGGGCGGATAGCAGCCGAAAGCGATCGGACGGGATCCTCGCTTCGCATTCACGACTTGCTTCAGCTGCATCCATTCGTCACCGCGAATGACCTCGTCGCGCGTACCGGGTTGAGTGCGCCGACCGTCAATGCGGCGCTGGCCGATCTCGGGCGTCTGGGTATCGTCGCGGAGATCACGGGCCGTCGGCGTGGGCGCGTTTTCAGCTACCGCGCTTATCTGGACATTCTGAGCGAAGGAACGGCTCCGCTTCGAGGATGA